One Xiphophorus maculatus strain JP 163 A chromosome 23, X_maculatus-5.0-male, whole genome shotgun sequence genomic window, CATTCTGGGACatggtgattttatttttattttactagtaCACTATAAAAATTAATGCTAGTATGGATAGCATGGGGTTTGGATcatctaaaataaacatttttggtgCTGCTTTCTGAACTTTAAAGCATTATCATGTATGCGTTGGATAGGGATTTACTAGAAGTGCCactaaaaatctttttctattAAACACTTACTAAAATTTCAGcatgtaaaacatttgataGAAATGCACGGCTACataaaaatcagtaaaatagTGCTCCCTCTAGCTCCagttaaaatattgctttttaacAACGTACTTTTTCTGTCAGACATTTACTCttagcagaaatattttacatttaccgCTTGCTTCCCTCAGGAAGGTCAGTGGTGCTGCACCGCCTCCAGCGTTTATTTCCAGTGTTAATAATCATTAGTTTCTGTGTAAATATCCACGTGATGCAAACATGACACTGGTGTAAAGCTTCATTATTTTGTTGGAGTTAGAAGAATAGTTTGGTCTTGTATCTGTCAGGCTTTCACCTCCAGGTccaactaatctggatttataatAAAGATGACAGGGATATTACTGCCCATAAGGAGAGTCTCACTTCCAACATCctgaattattaatttaatcaaaacaattaCCTCAAATTCAAATCTTGTCAGAGTCCCATAAAACACCACGATgacctggatttttttttaaattgaactctggttcggCAAATACCACCAGCTCAGAAGtccacaaacttttttttttttttttttttttaaatgaccaaaACAGTGCGTGAAGCTTTACGGTGAAAAATCTGACTAGAAATAGATTCATGGTGCTTGTTGCAGAAGAGAAAACGAGCACAATTCTGGAAAGTTACCCCACGTAACCTCTCCTCTGCGTCTCTGCTGAGTTAAAAACACGGTTCCTTATTTTTTCTCTACTGTGGGCCCCCGTGAAATCCCTCTCAGAGATCCACTCCCATGGTGATCCCCCCCACATCCCCGCAGAACCATACTTCTGGAAGCAGCCCTAACGACCATCTAATTTCGTGTTTAGCGTGTACACCATAATTGCCTGTAGAGTCTTCCATCTGCAGGAGAACAGGTAGTTGGCCGCGTTTCATTGCTCTACTTCGCCCCACCCACCAGCAGCTCCGGCCCTCCTGAGTAACCCCTGATTGGCTGAGGGGATTGCGGGTCCTGAGACTGAGCGCTCAGCTCGGAGCTGCGCGTCTGCCAGTGTGCACCAGCGAAGCGAGAGGAGCGCTTGTTGGAGTCAACTAGACAGCCTACTGGCAACGAGtggtgatttctttttttccatccctCTCTCTGCCTCAGTCAGGCTGGATATAGGCTACTGTGCTTCAGTTTCTCTGCAGCCACACATGAGATGCGTTTTGAACGTACAGTAAGCTCTGGCATCGCCTCATCCCAACTGGCTGCATTTTCAGCGGATTTCTTTTTGTGCGCCTGGACTATTGACTGGGATCTGTTTTAGCCTTTCCAAGTGAGATGCGAGGGAATTAATTAGGAAGTGAAAGCTTGAAGACTTGAGGAAGGGGTTGGAGGAAGGGATAAATCTGCTGGAAATGAAAAGGTAATCGGGAGTTTGAGTGATGTGATGAGACATTCCTTCAACTGCACCCCTTTTACGCAAAAAGATATCCGGACTGTTGAACATTTCCTTGCTTGAagatcttctttttttattgagatgcgaggatttttttaaattgctgctTCTAATTAAAAAGAGtgattatttttatccaaaaaaaGGGACGACCTGAATATCGACCCCCTGTCAGGTCGGGGCGGTGAAATTCACACAGACTTTTCAGCTACATCACTCCATCTGCGCGAAAGATCAAGATTTCTGCGGACTTGAGtctctgcagcatttttttctcctccctttTGCTCTCTTAAAAAACATGGACACTTTAACATATGAATCGTGCGTAAGATTAGTTTTCTGCTCTTTGAGAGCTGCGCGGATTTCCACGGCTAAATCCCAACTGTAAGAAGATTCAGCATGTTTTTACTATTCTGTCGCGCTCAGTGTTTCTCCCGCTGCAGCAGACCGGAGGATGTGCTCTGCCTGAGAAGAATCAAATAGGTACTTGTTAGAATTAGAGCTCATTGACTACATATAGAAGAGACATTCAATCAAACttagtttttttaaagagatgatTTATCTGCGCGtttttttctcctatttttGACGCGCATCCTTGTGCGTAATTCTTCAGAAAAACTCAACAGGTTCAACAGCAAGCCCTGGAGATGGAATTAATACAACTAGCCTCCGTTTTCCTTTTATTCTGGGTCGGAACTGAGGCTGTTATCAACCTGAAATATGGAATAAACGAGGAGATGAAGCCCGGGTCGGTGATTGGGAACGTTACGAGGGACGCGCTCAAGCAGGAATTTCAGATTGCGCCGCAGCCTCCTTACTTGAGGGTTATTTCCAACTCAGAACCGCGATGGGTGGAACTCAGTCCGGCCGGGATACTTACAACCCAGATGAAGATAGATCGGGATGTAGTTTGCAGACAGAACCCGAAGTGCATTGTTTCCCTAGAAGTGATGTCAAACTCCATGGAGATTTGCGTAATCAAAGTTGAAATCGAGGATTTGAACGACAACGCGCCCCGGTTCCCAACGAGCCACATTGACATAGAAATTTCCGAGAACGCGTCCCCTGGTACCAGGTTTCCCCTAGAGGGTGCGAGCGATCCGGACTCGGGGATCTTTGGAGTGCAGTCCTATTCCATCACCCCAAACGAGCTTTTCGGACTAGAAATAAAAACTAGAGGGGACGGATCCAAGATCGCAGAGCTTGTTGTGCAGAAATCTTTAGACAGAGAGACCCAGTCCCACTATACGTATGAAATCAGCGCAGAGGACGGAGGAGACCCTCCGAAGATAGGCGCGGTCCAGTTAAACATTAAAGTGATAGATTCTAATGACAACAACCCCGTTTTTGACGAGCCGGTTTACACGGTGAATGTGATGGAGAACTCCCCCGTCAACACATTAGTCATAGACCTGAACGCCACTGATCCTGACGAGGGCACTAATGGAGAGGTTGTGTACTCGTTCAACAGTTACGTCACCGAGAAAACGAGGGAGGCTTTCAAAATTGACCCCAGGACGGGGATCATCACCGTCAACGGCGTGTTGGATTACGAGACCACGCAGATCTATGAGATCGACGTCCAGGCCAAAGATCTGGGTCCCAACTCCATCCCGGCTCACTGCAAAGTCACAGTGAACGTGATGGACACGAACGACAACCCACCTGTGATCAGCCTGCTCTCTCTGAACACGGAGATGGTGGAAGTGAGTGAGAACGCGCAGCGTGGGTATGTGATTGCGCTGGTGAGGGTGTCAGATAAGGACTCGGGGGCCAACGGGAAAGTGAAGTGCACCCTGCAGGGCAATGTTCCCTTCAGGCTGCAAGAGTATGAGAGCTTCTCCACCATTCTGGTCGACGGGAGGCTGGACAGAGAGCAGAAGGACACCTTCAACCTGACCATCCAGGCAGAGGACAGCGGCATCCCTCAGCTACGTGCCACCAAATCTCTGGTGGTCAAAGTCACAGATGAGAATGACAATCCGCCACACTTCCTAAAGCCACACTATCAAGAGATGGTGATGGAGAACAACCTCCCAGGTTCCTGTCTGCTGGCTGTGTCAGCAGAGGACCCAGACCTGGGCATGAACGGCACAGTCTCCTACTCTATAGTCCCTGGTGAGATTAAGCACATGGATGTAAACACATACGTGAGCATAAACCCATCAGGCCGCATTTACTCCATGAGATCGTTTGATCATGAATACACCAGGACTTTTGACTTCAAAGTTCTGGCAAGAGACAATGGCAACCCGTCCTTGTCCAGCAACGCCACAGTTCGCATTGTGGTGCTGGACGTCAACGACAACACGCCTGTGATGACAAACCCTCCGCTGGTCAACGGTACAGCGGAGGTCTCCATCCCGAGGAATGCCGGGGTGGGGTACATGGTGACCCAGGTGAAAGCTGATGACTATGATGAAGGGGAGAACGGGCGGCTGACCTACACCATCTCAGAGGGCGATAGGGCCTTCTTTGAGATCGACCAGGTGAATGGAGAGGTGCGCTccaccaggatgtttggggagaACGCCAAGTCCACCTATGAGATCACAGTGGTGGCGAGGGACCATGGCAAACCCTCCCTCTCTGCCTCGGCCTACATCGTGGTGTACCTCTCTCCGGATCTGAACGCCCAAGAGACCATCGGACCCGTCAACCTGTCCCTCATATTCATCATCGCCCTGGGCTCCATTGCGGCCATCCTCTTCATCACCATGATCTTTGTGGCGGTCAAATGCAAAAGGGACAACAAGGAGATCCGGACATACAACTGCAGGTACTGAATGAACACAGGAAATGTGAATGTCAGGGTTCCTACAAATGTTCATatttcaaaattcatttttttttctacactcAAATTTATAAATAGTTCAGCCAGTGGTGGTCCTGATATGAAAGGCGCCCTGGGCAACCAGATCCCTCAGGCCCAATATTTACGTTCCTCTCAAACTACATAAACATTACAAAAgcactttttgtgtgtgttttcacaaatatgacaaaagtttttttttaattactgtttttaagaaaatagtaTTTCATGAAAAGTAATCACTTTCAGATTTGATTgatctattttatattttcagctagatataaaaaataaaataaatttaccttAAAAACTTTAGTTCAGCTTAAACTTATCAGAACCCGTGATCAGAAACATACTTTAGAGTCAAATTTACTCTGTATTCATTCCAACACTGAAGGAAAATGGaaacagcaattaaaaatatgtgCAGGGCACAAGTGGcagaaatatataaacataattttgatGAATCACTCGTGCCGCCCCTGACAGAAGAGCACCCTGGGTGGTGGgccatatataaaaaaaactaacactgGTTTCTACAATTCTTGTAACATAAATATGTGGATATCTTGagtacaaaacaacaacaattcaCAAACAGAAGATCCAAGTAAAACCGAGGCAAAAAATCCAGTCAAATGGCTGCTATGAATGTAAAaagccatttatttttcaaaaattaagaatattttagataatgAAACCAGGAATGGTGTCTGTTCTTATCCaaattttgtcaattttaaaatcagattccAGATTTTTTACGTCTGGGAGTTTATCACATCTTGTATATTTGACCTACTATATATGTACCTAattggcttttattttctgtaaaataatgcTCCTGAGGgctgttttagtttaattttggCATATAGACACTTCAAAATTTACAACTTGTCAAATATGGCTCAATATGGCTTATGTTGTCCTACATTAACTACAGATACTTTAAATCACAGTTGGTGATGTGGACTATCTTTTTGTTTACTAAGAAAAGGTTTCCACACCCATTTAAGAAATGGCAGATTCAGTATCAAACCCTTATCTAAGAGGCTgtagtagaaaaaaagaaaagaaaaagaaagaaaggcgaaatgtaataatttgtctTAAATTTTAACAAGTGTGCGTTGAAGGATGCCCTCTATTTATGAATCAATGAAaaaacttctctttctttctttttcccgGAAATggcatttttgaaatatttagataaatcAAAATCCTGACTTTTTCCAGACTGCGTAGGAACCCTGGAATGTGTGTGAATGCGATTGTGCCAGTTGACAGTGCATTGCTTTTTTACCATGCAGCATGTAGAGGCCCTGTATGTGAGGACTGCAGATCGTTTCTCGCCCCTCCtctcccttttctctctctcccttctcGGCTCCACAGCTGAAGTAGACCTACATGAACCCGACTGCTTTAAATCAGACACATTCTGCTGAGGCCCACTGTTCTGCATTAAGGCAAACGGTGATTGATGGATTTAATCCTTCCATTGTAACCAATTGACTCATAAATACGACGGTTCGACTGTCATGTTCAATTTGCGGATGTGTTGCCGGACAATTAACGTCCTGCTGCCTCAATGGCAGTCCGggacatttattatttaacgTCCACCGTGGCTGATTGGCTGTTATCGGCTCTAATCTGCTGTGATTATGGACAGTCCTCCAGGATCACTCCGATTCCCCTCTGTTTTCATCAAGGCACATCAGAAGGAGCTactctaaaataaatgtaggaGATTAGGCTTGTGCCTTAGAAGATATTATCAGTTACATGAGTGTCATGAACTGTTAGGAGGCAGGTTTATGGATAAAAGCAGCTGATTATTCCCCCCTCTTTTGATGCCTTTCTGCgaactctgttttcttcatcaatCTGAGCATCAGCTCTGGCTTTGATTTCCCTGCATGTGCCACATTACGACTGTAAAATTTACATATAGATTGGATTTGAGAATTTAACCTGAAGCTATAGTCGTATTTTGTTCCTGACATAATTTTGTTGATTTGAGGTTCAcctcattatttttaaaaggagaagaaatgcagaaaaatgagCATAATagtaatcagatttttatttctactgtactgatttaaagttttcttttttcccaaaTGTTTTCAGCTGACAAGATTAGATATGGAAATTAAGTATTTCTTGACGGAAAGCATCAGAAATGATTGCTGCTCCACATTTGAGAGTTGACCCGGAGAAGTCATCTTTCCTGTctgactaaaaatacttttccagATGTAATTTTGAATTAGCTTTGATTgaaaatagaggaaaaaaaatctgtgaagttACAgcttgattaaaaacatttgctcttATTTAAATGTCACTCATACATTTTGTGCAGCGAAGGCACAGTGACAGACAAACAACAAATTCGAAATTCAAAACTGCTCCCAGTACTTTCCTCTCTCCCATTGTGAGCCCGTCTCCCCGCTGGGAGCTTTAATCAGCGCTGATGTGCTCTGCTTCTCAGTCACCACCTCGAATATGAGGAGCAGTTATCTCCAATTTATTGCTTGTCCTCTGTCAGTCTGTCTTGCTCTGAAGTTCTCTCTTCCAAGATTTCGATTTGGGCATAAGGCGGAGAGAACATGTGAAAACGaaggatggggaaaaaaaggagagatgTTGTATTTTCTACCAGGTTCTTTCCCTCTGCATCAAGAAGGAGCTGATTGAGGTTATGTGCTTGTAACAAGACGcaaatgaaaagacaaacaaaaaaagtgataGCCCTGGTGCTGCACTGGGGTGAATACCAAAGACCAGTGTGGCTGAGTAGAGCAGAGAAATTTCAGAAAGTGACAGGAACAGAGATTGCAATTTCACAGATATCTCTATCCTTGTTATGGATCTAATAAAGGACATAAGCCACAGGGATTATCTTATCGAATTAGACTCTACCTTTCAGAGTTTGAGTCAGTAGAGATTGTAAAGTAAAatttgcaacaacaacaaaaaaactaacacCAGACATGATGGTAAATATGTCCTGTGAGGGCTGTAGTCATCACTGGACTACTTAACATCTGTTATTCTGTGGAGAAACTGCAAGGCTCTGCAAAGAGTAGACATTTCCCCCAATGTGAGCATCCTTTGATAAAGCATAGCTCTGTTGCTCATTTGCTCttattaaagtcaaaatgcTCAGCTTCAGTTTGCAGAAGTCACAGAGAGCCGTCGAACAAATTTGAATCTGCAGTTCTCTTGCTTTTCTATATTGCTTGTGGGCCTGCTTgctaatgaaagaaaaaaactggaatcAGTGAGTGTTCTGTGCTTTGAATATGATTGCATATACCGGTGGTGCCTCTCAGGTTCAGTgtgttcctttttgttttgcttctgtgGTTTTGGCATGTTTGCATTTTCAGCCTGTTTGTGACATGTTGATTGTTGAGCatgcaaatgcaaacaaacatttacGACGGCCCCACTGCAGGCCGGGTGTGGTGGGTCACCCCTGTGTGCCGTTTCACAGTCGCACAGGGGCTTTGAACAGGGCCGGATTTTAGGAGGAAGTGGGCCAGAGCCAGTCTTGGTATCCAGTCCACACAGGTTGCTTTTACTTCATGATTGTTGCAACAGAGTAATAGGTACACATAATTTTGAAGGTGTTTAGGGAGTACTAGTAATTTTCCTTCATTGCCATTTTGTGCCTTTGCAGCTTTGCTCATTTCGTACCCGACTACTTCGGGTAAGGACTGGAGCCATCTGCCAGCCACGCATAAATTTGTGCCTTCCAGAATGACATTTAAGGCCTATTTTGACAACCAACAATTTAAAGTAATACTTGTGGTCTAGAGTAAAGAAATGAGGTTACATGACTGCAATAAATTATACATGTCAGCAGCAGGTCACTCAGTAACTGGGGTCTGATCAGGGCTCAAAATGTGTCAGATTTTGTAACTGGTCCCAAAAGGAGATCAGAACCAATATAAGTAGAAATACAGTAGAAGTTCAGAACatcatatttatttgaattaaattatgtgagagatttcagtgttttatgaGCATTTATCTCCAAAATATATAAAggttctaaaacaaaacaaaaagctttacaGACCCtggtttataaatatttaactgtttagaagttggagaaaaataaatcatcatgCATATTTGTGAAGCAGAGATAAAACGTTGCAAAGGTGCATATTGACTGAGTCTTTCTAGGCCATGTCcacattaaaatagtttttctgaAACAATCTTTGTACTTGTCTTTTCTGAAAGGTTTCTTATAAAGATGCCACCATTTGTAGGAATGTCTTCTTCCATACAAAAATGTAACCAAACTGGTAAAGTATCGAAGTGAGTATCAGTAACTCGGTCACTGaaatacatcaaaacaaaagaaggcttgcaatgaaaaagaaatctaacaaaatttaaacattgttGCAGTTCTAATATTATGCAGCCCTGGAGTATGTATATGTTTCTGTGGCTGTGTAGTTTTGGACTTTTGCCTCAGTTTACTTGTACCATCTCAAGTACCCCTATCatgcttttgtaatttaagagcaaagaaaacacaatgccTTCGGTAAACAATGCTTCAGAATCAACTTACAAGGTATTTAACACTGTAGTGTACATAATTTATTAGATAAAACAAGCTACCATGACACAGTATACCACAACTACTCCTCAAAGATTGTAGCAATAACCCttcaaaaaaaccttttttaatctCATATAAAGCTATGCAAACGCTCTGTCTGTGctgatgaaaatgtactagCATGGGAAGCTTGAAAGTTAAACTGAATTTGATGCTTTACTATGTATGCTTTCTGATTAATTTGGCAAATAAATGATCTGACTATCTAGGGACTATCTAggattattttgattttatattcCAAAATAATCAACTCACcaactacactgcaaaaacacaaaatcttatgaAGTATTTTCAATCTAGCTTTTAAGTTAAATAtctaaagacaaaactaacttacaagtaagttttcTGCAAGATGTAGGgacttattttaaatcaataaaataagcCCCTACTTATTAAGCTGTACTTTTTCTacactgatgaaaaagtacaagtaccttaTAATGTGGGAAAACTACTTGTTTTGCAAGCAAAAGATGAGTGTGTAACTCTAAACTGTAAAGTAACACACCTTGTCCTGATGCAGCGCCACAGTGAATTACTCACCCTTGGTCCCAATACATGTACACCTTTAAGAATGGAGGCACAAATAGCAACACTCATATTTCCTAAATGACTTTATGCTACACAGAATCTACTTCATTTCCTCATGTCTTAATACACCACCAACAAGCCAAGatagaaaacagcagcagctttaagtCCGGCCCTGGCTATGAGCTTTCGCCTGGCACCCCACCCAGCATGACGGGGCCGAGGCTCTTTGACTGTGTGGGCTTGGTTGGGGAAGACAGAGCACTGCTTTATTGAGTCTGTTCAGTTTCTTCTACTTGCGCAGGGTGGCGGAGTACTCCTATGGCAACCAGAAAAAATccagcaagaagaagaagctgagcAAGAACGACATCCGCCTGGTGCCGCGAGACGTCGAGGAGACAGACAAGATGAATGTGGTGAGTTGCTCATCTCTCACCTCCTCGCTCAACTACTTCGACTACCACCAGCAGAGCCTGCCACTGGGCTGCAGGCGCTCCGAGAGCACCTTCCTCAACGTGGAGAACCAGAACTCACGCAATGCGGCCCCCAACCACGGCTATCAGCACTCGTTCACAGGGCAGGGTCACCAGCAGCCAGACCTCATCATCAACGGCATGCCACTGCCAGAGGTGAGATACAATCCAATGTGCTATGTCCTTGATCTTTGGCTGGACTACCTTTGCCTGTTGGCGGTTAAAGAAGGAGAAAATTGATTTAACACGAATGTAGCGGCAAGAACATAACTTTGAACGTTTAGTTTTTCATCAAGTGTAATTAAAAGGTCTCCTAGGTCAAACTAGCCTCTAACAAAGCAAACCTCTCTCTCAACACAGCCTATTGTCTAGACATATTTGGCATTCAGTTGCATCAAAGCACTTTGTGTCAAGGAAATATTTGTTGCTGATGGAAAAGCTG contains:
- the pcdh19 gene encoding protocadherin-19 isoform X3, translating into MELIQLASVFLLFWVGTEAVINLKYGINEEMKPGSVIGNVTRDALKQEFQIAPQPPYLRVISNSEPRWVELSPAGILTTQMKIDRDVVCRQNPKCIVSLEVMSNSMEICVIKVEIEDLNDNAPRFPTSHIDIEISENASPGTRFPLEGASDPDSGIFGVQSYSITPNELFGLEIKTRGDGSKIAELVVQKSLDRETQSHYTYEISAEDGGDPPKIGAVQLNIKVIDSNDNNPVFDEPVYTVNVMENSPVNTLVIDLNATDPDEGTNGEVVYSFNSYVTEKTREAFKIDPRTGIITVNGVLDYETTQIYEIDVQAKDLGPNSIPAHCKVTVNVMDTNDNPPVISLLSLNTEMVEVSENAQRGYVIALVRVSDKDSGANGKVKCTLQGNVPFRLQEYESFSTILVDGRLDREQKDTFNLTIQAEDSGIPQLRATKSLVVKVTDENDNPPHFLKPHYQEMVMENNLPGSCLLAVSAEDPDLGMNGTVSYSIVPGEIKHMDVNTYVSINPSGRIYSMRSFDHEYTRTFDFKVLARDNGNPSLSSNATVRIVVLDVNDNTPVMTNPPLVNGTAEVSIPRNAGVGYMVTQVKADDYDEGENGRLTYTISEGDRAFFEIDQVNGEVRSTRMFGENAKSTYEITVVARDHGKPSLSASAYIVVYLSPDLNAQETIGPVNLSLIFIIALGSIAAILFITMIFVAVKCKRDNKEIRTYNCRVAEYSYGNQKKSSKKKKLSKNDIRLVPRDVEETDKMNVVSCSSLTSSLNYFDYHQQSLPLGCRRSESTFLNVENQNSRNAAPNHGYQHSFTGQGHQQPDLIINGMPLPETENYSIDSSYVNSRAHLIKRPPCSTSTFKDLEGNSLKDSGHEESDQTDSEHDVQRGHYVDTAVNDMLNMTVPPNVCQLPDQDPGEGFHCQDECRILGHSDRCWMPRVSVPARAKSPEHARNVIALSIEATTVDVPHYEDGTIKRTFATFGKDGPEDVERGELKGKRTQESQVCSPKANGGAVREAGNGREAASPITSPVHLKSPMSKASSSYNTLKCRDAERIANHSLLRQPEGKDSEPAVREINTLLHDGRDKESPSSKRLKDIVL
- the pcdh19 gene encoding protocadherin-19 isoform X5, translated to MELIQLASVFLLFWVGTEAVINLKYGINEEMKPGSVIGNVTRDALKQEFQIAPQPPYLRVISNSEPRWVELSPAGILTTQMKIDRDVVCRQNPKCIVSLEVMSNSMEICVIKVEIEDLNDNAPRFPTSHIDIEISENASPGTRFPLEGASDPDSGIFGVQSYSITPNELFGLEIKTRGDGSKIAELVVQKSLDRETQSHYTYEISAEDGGDPPKIGAVQLNIKVIDSNDNNPVFDEPVYTVNVMENSPVNTLVIDLNATDPDEGTNGEVVYSFNSYVTEKTREAFKIDPRTGIITVNGVLDYETTQIYEIDVQAKDLGPNSIPAHCKVTVNVMDTNDNPPVISLLSLNTEMVEVSENAQRGYVIALVRVSDKDSGANGKVKCTLQGNVPFRLQEYESFSTILVDGRLDREQKDTFNLTIQAEDSGIPQLRATKSLVVKVTDENDNPPHFLKPHYQEMVMENNLPGSCLLAVSAEDPDLGMNGTVSYSIVPGEIKHMDVNTYVSINPSGRIYSMRSFDHEYTRTFDFKVLARDNGNPSLSSNATVRIVVLDVNDNTPVMTNPPLVNGTAEVSIPRNAGVGYMVTQVKADDYDEGENGRLTYTISEGDRAFFEIDQVNGEVRSTRMFGENAKSTYEITVVARDHGKPSLSASAYIVVYLSPDLNAQETIGPVNLSLIFIIALGSIAAILFITMIFVAVKCKRDNKEIRTYNCSFFYLRRVAEYSYGNQKKSSKKKKLSKNDIRLVPRDVEETDKMNVTENYSIDSSYVNSRAHLIKRPPCSTSTFKDLEGNSLKDSGHEESDQTDSEHDVQRGHYVDTAVNDMLNMTVPPNVCQLPDQDPGEGFHCQDECRILGHSDRCWMPRVSVPARAKSPEHARNVIALSIEATTVDVPHYEDGTIKRTFATFGKDGPEDVERGELKGKRTQESQVCSPKANGGAVREAGNGREAASPITSPVHLKSPMSKASSSYNTLKCRDAERIANHSLLRQPEGKDSEPAVREINTLLHDGRDKESPSSKRLKDIVL
- the pcdh19 gene encoding protocadherin-19 isoform X1, which translates into the protein MELIQLASVFLLFWVGTEAVINLKYGINEEMKPGSVIGNVTRDALKQEFQIAPQPPYLRVISNSEPRWVELSPAGILTTQMKIDRDVVCRQNPKCIVSLEVMSNSMEICVIKVEIEDLNDNAPRFPTSHIDIEISENASPGTRFPLEGASDPDSGIFGVQSYSITPNELFGLEIKTRGDGSKIAELVVQKSLDRETQSHYTYEISAEDGGDPPKIGAVQLNIKVIDSNDNNPVFDEPVYTVNVMENSPVNTLVIDLNATDPDEGTNGEVVYSFNSYVTEKTREAFKIDPRTGIITVNGVLDYETTQIYEIDVQAKDLGPNSIPAHCKVTVNVMDTNDNPPVISLLSLNTEMVEVSENAQRGYVIALVRVSDKDSGANGKVKCTLQGNVPFRLQEYESFSTILVDGRLDREQKDTFNLTIQAEDSGIPQLRATKSLVVKVTDENDNPPHFLKPHYQEMVMENNLPGSCLLAVSAEDPDLGMNGTVSYSIVPGEIKHMDVNTYVSINPSGRIYSMRSFDHEYTRTFDFKVLARDNGNPSLSSNATVRIVVLDVNDNTPVMTNPPLVNGTAEVSIPRNAGVGYMVTQVKADDYDEGENGRLTYTISEGDRAFFEIDQVNGEVRSTRMFGENAKSTYEITVVARDHGKPSLSASAYIVVYLSPDLNAQETIGPVNLSLIFIIALGSIAAILFITMIFVAVKCKRDNKEIRTYNCSFFYLRRVAEYSYGNQKKSSKKKKLSKNDIRLVPRDVEETDKMNVVSCSSLTSSLNYFDYHQQSLPLGCRRSESTFLNVENQNSRNAAPNHGYQHSFTGQGHQQPDLIINGMPLPETENYSIDSSYVNSRAHLIKRPPCSTSTFKDLEGNSLKDSGHEESDQTDSEHDVQRGHYVDTAVNDMLNMTVPPNVCQLPDQDPGEGFHCQDECRILGHSDRCWMPRVSVPARAKSPEHARNVIALSIEATTVDVPHYEDGTIKRTFATFGKDGPEDVERGELKGKRTQESQVCSPKANGGAVREAGNGREAASPITSPVHLKSPMSKASSSYNTLKCRDAERIANHSLLRQPEGKDSEPAVREINTLLHDGRDKESPSSKRLKDIVL
- the pcdh19 gene encoding protocadherin-19 isoform X2, which gives rise to MELIQLASVFLLFWVGTEAVINLKYGINEEMKPGSVIGNVTRDALKQEFQIAPQPPYLRVISNSEPRWVELSPAGILTTQMKIDRDVVCRQNPKCIVSLEVMSNSMEICVIKVEIEDLNDNAPRFPTSHIDIEISENASPGTRFPLEGASDPDSGIFGVQSYSITPNELFGLEIKTRGDGSKIAELVVQKSLDRETQSHYTYEISAEDGGDPPKIGAVQLNIKVIDSNDNNPVFDEPVYTVNVMENSPVNTLVIDLNATDPDEGTNGEVVYSFNSYVTEKTREAFKIDPRTGIITVNGVLDYETTQIYEIDVQAKDLGPNSIPAHCKVTVNVMDTNDNPPVISLLSLNTEMVEVSENAQRGYVIALVRVSDKDSGANGKVKCTLQGNVPFRLQEYESFSTILVDGRLDREQKDTFNLTIQAEDSGIPQLRATKSLVVKVTDENDNPPHFLKPHYQEMVMENNLPGSCLLAVSAEDPDLGMNGTVSYSIVPGEIKHMDVNTYVSINPSGRIYSMRSFDHEYTRTFDFKVLARDNGNPSLSSNATVRIVVLDVNDNTPVMTNPPLVNGTAEVSIPRNAGVGYMVTQVKADDYDEGENGRLTYTISEGDRAFFEIDQVNGEVRSTRMFGENAKSTYEITVVARDHGKPSLSASAYIVVYLSPDLNAQETIGPVNLSLIFIIALGSIAAILFITMIFVAVKCKRDNKEIRTYNCSFFYLRRVAEYSYGNQKKSSKKKKLSKNDIRLVPRDVEETDKMNVVSCSSLTSSLNYFDYHQQSLPLGCRRSESTFLNVENQNSRNAAPNHGYQHSFTGQGHQQPDLIINGMPLPETENYSIDSSYVNSRAHLIKSTSTFKDLEGNSLKDSGHEESDQTDSEHDVQRGHYVDTAVNDMLNMTVPPNVCQLPDQDPGEGFHCQDECRILGHSDRCWMPRVSVPARAKSPEHARNVIALSIEATTVDVPHYEDGTIKRTFATFGKDGPEDVERGELKGKRTQESQVCSPKANGGAVREAGNGREAASPITSPVHLKSPMSKASSSYNTLKCRDAERIANHSLLRQPEGKDSEPAVREINTLLHDGRDKESPSSKRLKDIVL